One Campylobacter massiliensis DNA window includes the following coding sequences:
- a CDS encoding CheR family methyltransferase — protein MLENANLTPAPSDAAGLNKFVEVIKNMCGVDLESKKDMIKQRLINFCQANRISSFEALSSKVVVDRFMRQEIVNLITTNETYFYRELPQLQAAIYYAREELDSVRILCAPCSTGDEAYSLGMLAHSNLLDVNRVSIVGIDINSEAIDSCKKGVYNERSLHRLNDNQKNIYFTKRDGKYEIKREMLPRCEFSVANIFDDAIFKLGKFDIIFSRNMMIYFNEEFKLKTVERFHKILSDHGRLYVGHADLVPFTTLYKKHISNGTTYYAKA, from the coding sequence ATGCTTGAAAATGCAAATTTGACGCCCGCTCCTAGCGATGCGGCGGGACTAAATAAATTCGTCGAAGTCATCAAAAATATGTGCGGCGTGGATCTAGAGTCCAAAAAGGACATGATAAAACAACGCCTAATAAATTTCTGTCAAGCAAACCGAATTTCAAGCTTTGAAGCCCTAAGTTCAAAAGTCGTCGTAGACCGCTTTATGAGGCAAGAGATCGTAAATTTAATCACTACGAACGAGACCTATTTTTACAGAGAGTTGCCGCAGCTACAAGCCGCGATCTACTACGCCAGAGAGGAGCTTGATAGCGTGCGGATACTGTGCGCGCCGTGCTCGACGGGCGATGAGGCATACTCGCTAGGTATGCTCGCGCACTCAAATTTGCTCGACGTAAACCGCGTCAGTATCGTTGGTATCGACATAAACTCCGAGGCTATCGATAGCTGTAAAAAGGGCGTTTATAACGAGCGCTCCTTGCACCGACTAAACGACAATCAAAAAAATATCTACTTCACAAAACGCGACGGCAAGTACGAAATCAAGCGCGAGATGCTGCCTAGATGCGAGTTTAGCGTGGCAAATATCTTTGACGATGCGATCTTTAAGCTCGGCAAATTCGACATCATTTTCTCGCGAAATATGATGATTTATTTTAACGAGGAATTTAAGCTAAAAACCGTAGAGCGCTTTCATAAAATTTTGAGCGATCACGGCAGACTCTACGTAGGACACGCCGATCTGGTGCCGTTTACGACGCTTTATAAAAAGCATATTTCAAACGGAACGACTTATTACGCTAAGGCCTGA
- the hemL gene encoding glutamate-1-semialdehyde 2,1-aminomutase codes for MTNKEAFGLAKIYIPGGVDSPVRAFGSVGGEPFVVDRGEGAYLVDIEGNRYLDFIQSWGPLIFGHCDPDIESAVIATAKKGLSFGAPSNLETRLAKLICDEFKNVEKVRFVSSGTEATMSAIRVARGFSGKDGLIKFEGCYHGHSDALLVKAGSGATTYGNASSGGVPADVVKNTYLARYNDIESVRAIFEANRGKIGALIIEPIAGNMGLVPADNEFLSELRRLCDENGAVLIFDEVMSGFRASRHGSFEFNGIEADLVTFGKVIGGGCPAAAFGGKSAIMDCLSPEGAVYQAGTLSGNPVAMAAGIASLSKIFADNELYDRLNKLAVLFAHGLKSVATKHGIALQTTVRGSMFGFFFTANEVKNYDDALKSDVKLYAKFHAKMLKKGVYLAPSQFETGFICDAMSEDDIKFAVKAADESFAEIAAESASENEEMREVKARIADLEERLKEARKEREAIQERMKNSWGFA; via the coding sequence ATGACGAACAAAGAAGCTTTTGGACTGGCGAAAATTTATATCCCGGGCGGCGTGGATTCGCCCGTTCGCGCGTTTGGCAGCGTCGGCGGCGAGCCTTTTGTAGTAGATCGCGGCGAGGGCGCGTATCTAGTCGATATCGAGGGAAACCGCTATCTGGACTTCATCCAGAGCTGGGGACCGCTTATCTTCGGTCACTGCGACCCCGATATCGAGAGCGCGGTGATAGCGACGGCTAAAAAGGGACTAAGCTTTGGCGCTCCGTCAAATTTAGAAACGAGGCTAGCTAAACTAATCTGCGACGAGTTTAAAAACGTAGAAAAGGTGCGCTTCGTAAGCTCGGGCACCGAGGCCACTATGAGCGCGATACGCGTAGCGCGCGGCTTTAGCGGTAAGGACGGACTCATAAAATTTGAAGGCTGCTACCACGGGCACAGCGACGCGCTTTTGGTAAAGGCAGGTAGCGGCGCGACCACCTACGGCAACGCATCTAGCGGCGGAGTACCGGCGGACGTGGTGAAAAACACGTATCTAGCGCGCTATAACGATATAGAAAGCGTGCGAGCGATATTTGAGGCAAATAGAGGCAAAATCGGCGCGCTGATAATCGAGCCGATCGCGGGAAATATGGGGCTCGTGCCTGCTGATAACGAGTTTTTGAGCGAGCTTAGACGCCTTTGCGACGAAAACGGCGCGGTTCTGATATTTGACGAGGTCATGAGCGGATTTCGAGCGAGCAGACACGGATCGTTCGAATTTAACGGTATCGAGGCCGATCTAGTGACGTTTGGTAAAGTTATCGGCGGAGGCTGCCCGGCGGCTGCGTTTGGCGGAAAGTCTGCCATCATGGACTGCCTAAGTCCCGAAGGCGCCGTATATCAGGCCGGTACGCTAAGCGGCAATCCCGTAGCTATGGCCGCAGGCATCGCAAGCCTAAGTAAAATTTTTGCCGACAACGAGCTTTATGACCGCCTAAACAAGCTAGCCGTGCTATTTGCTCACGGACTAAAAAGCGTCGCCACGAAGCACGGCATCGCTCTGCAAACGACGGTGAGAGGCTCGATGTTTGGATTTTTCTTTACGGCAAACGAGGTCAAAAACTACGACGACGCGCTAAAAAGCGACGTTAAACTTTACGCTAAATTTCACGCCAAAATGCTTAAAAAAGGCGTTTATCTAGCGCCTAGCCAGTTTGAGACGGGCTTCATCTGCGACGCGATGAGCGAGGACGATATCAAATTTGCCGTTAAGGCCGCGGACGAGAGCTTTGCCGAGATAGCTGCGGAGAGCGCTAGCGAGAACGAGGAGATGCGCGAGGTAAAAGCAAGGATCGCCGATCTGGAAGAGCGTCTAAAAGAGGCTAGAAAAGAGCGCGAAGCGATACAAGAGCGCATGAAAAATAGCTGGGGATTTGCCTAA
- a CDS encoding potassium transporter TrkA: protein MNFKLLAVYGAFEALLLLGSAVFGRAWFYSSQVAFAGSLLVLAATFRAYKKRVENGVRDYDASADDDIDEWGENHEEFPDRPVEAKFDEHDPRREDTKRLDELNLNDENERAKFDEQNLSDADQSGGLNLSLANESNLSKSNQNSETKPSKKQNFARNLKQNSPNYFTAFVPFRLIAYAVLVVGFLALKRQDNLDIAAFLIALAAMPAGALIYGVKSNEK from the coding sequence GTGAATTTTAAGCTCCTTGCCGTTTACGGCGCGTTTGAGGCCTTGCTATTGCTGGGCTCGGCGGTGTTTGGCCGCGCGTGGTTTTACAGCTCGCAGGTCGCGTTTGCGGGCTCGCTTTTGGTGCTGGCGGCGACCTTTAGAGCCTATAAAAAGCGCGTAGAAAACGGCGTGCGAGACTATGACGCCTCCGCGGATGACGATATAGACGAGTGGGGCGAAAATCACGAGGAGTTTCCCGACCGCCCTGTGGAGGCTAAATTTGACGAGCATGACCCGCGCCGCGAAGATACTAAGCGTCTAGATGAGTTAAATTTAAACGACGAAAACGAGCGGGCTAAATTTGACGAGCAAAATTTAAGTGACGCAGACCAAAGCGGTGGTTTAAATTTAAGCCTGGCAAACGAGTCAAATTTGAGCAAGTCAAATCAAAATAGCGAAACTAAGCCCTCAAAAAAGCAAAATTTCGCGCGTAATTTAAAGCAAAATTCGCCCAACTACTTCACCGCTTTCGTGCCTTTTCGGCTGATCGCGTATGCGGTTTTGGTCGTCGGATTTTTGGCGCTAAAAAGACAAGACAACCTTGATATCGCCGCGTTTTTGATTGCGCTTGCGGCGATGCCCGCGGGCGCTTTGATATATGGAGTAAAAAGCAATGAGAAATAG
- a CDS encoding c-type cytochrome has translation MKIWLILGLLCGAAFASDFITKNEYAKMLYQNPRGIGCDKCHGKGGEGSLISKYRHFDKKTKQVIDDELRAPRINNLDFETFKEGVLSAKSVMPSYFLTDEEINLLYEYVINFNKDKK, from the coding sequence ATGAAAATTTGGCTGATTTTAGGGCTACTTTGCGGCGCAGCGTTTGCGAGCGATTTTATCACGAAAAACGAATACGCAAAGATGCTCTATCAAAACCCGCGCGGCATCGGCTGCGACAAGTGTCACGGCAAGGGCGGCGAGGGTTCGCTCATATCAAAATATAGACATTTTGATAAAAAAACGAAGCAGGTCATCGACGACGAGCTAAGAGCGCCTCGGATAAACAATCTTGATTTTGAGACGTTTAAAGAGGGCGTACTAAGCGCAAAAAGCGTGATGCCTAGCTACTTTCTAACCGACGAAGAGATAAATTTACTTTACGAATACGTTATAAATTTCAACAAGGATAAAAAATGA
- the folD gene encoding bifunctional methylenetetrahydrofolate dehydrogenase/methenyltetrahydrofolate cyclohydrolase FolD, translated as MTILDGKNVSAQVKERVKNEALNLKNQGIEPALAVILVGEDKASQTYVAAKEKACIACEIKSVMHRLPESTTQSELIALIDVLNLDDGIDGILVQLPLPKHIDTNKILETISPEKDVDGFAAINVGKLASGLDGFVPCTPLGIMEIFKAYDINLEGKNAVVIGRSNIVGKPMANLLLNANATVTVTHSKTRNLKEICADADILVAAIGRADFVTAGMVKEGAVVIDVGINRMDDGKLKGDVKFDEVAPKCSFITPVPGGVGPMTIAMLLSNTIKSAKNRAKKA; from the coding sequence ATGACGATATTAGACGGCAAAAACGTAAGCGCGCAGGTAAAAGAAAGAGTAAAAAACGAAGCGCTAAATTTGAAAAATCAAGGCATAGAGCCTGCGCTCGCGGTGATACTGGTGGGCGAGGATAAAGCCAGCCAAACCTACGTCGCGGCAAAAGAAAAAGCCTGCATAGCCTGCGAGATAAAAAGCGTAATGCACCGCTTGCCCGAATCTACGACGCAAAGCGAGCTAATTGCGCTAATAGACGTGCTAAATTTAGACGACGGCATCGACGGCATCCTAGTGCAGCTGCCGCTACCAAAACACATAGATACGAATAAAATTTTAGAAACCATAAGCCCCGAAAAAGACGTGGATGGATTTGCCGCGATAAACGTCGGCAAGCTAGCTAGCGGGCTTGACGGCTTCGTGCCGTGCACGCCGCTAGGCATAATGGAAATTTTTAAAGCGTACGATATCAATTTAGAGGGCAAAAACGCCGTCGTGATCGGACGTAGCAACATCGTGGGAAAACCGATGGCAAATCTACTGCTAAACGCCAATGCGACCGTAACCGTGACGCATAGCAAAACACGAAATTTAAAAGAAATTTGCGCGGACGCCGACATCCTGGTAGCCGCTATCGGTAGGGCTGATTTCGTAACGGCGGGTATGGTAAAAGAGGGCGCCGTCGTAATCGATGTAGGCATAAACCGCATGGACGACGGCAAGCTAAAAGGCGACGTCAAATTTGACGAGGTAGCGCCCAAATGCTCGTTTATAACTCCGGTTCCAGGAGGCGTAGGTCCGATGACTATCGCGATGCTGCTCTCTAACACCATAAAATCAGCCAAAAACCGCGCGAAAAAGGCATAA
- a CDS encoding MFS transporter gives MRNSSIITIRSMFALFVGMAFLFVGNGLIISSAGVELKKMGADELETGFVIAVFFVGAMIATIFSHKIVSKVGHIRSFGIFASLFGIAAMFHDLSQNLYFWAFLRGCLGFCYYSILMIIESWLNARARNEVRSRVLAFYEITFYVCFGLGILVLSLNLSTSHVLLLSAAFILFSSIPLNLIRIKEPPIPEKKSVSIPRVFALVPLALITSIVAGILINGFFTMASVYILLQGYGAREVSFFMTVAMAGGFIAHSLIGGFSDKFGRRPAIMCCAGVSLFAAICFLALKPSIYAQYVLSFFLGSGAFCLYALSLARANDVLKHKNQGIEVGRAVLFSYSFGSLLSSVIMGASMQILGFDGFMWVYVALLAFLIAFCFTQKTVPLESRSDFEHSPGTMANS, from the coding sequence ATGAGAAATAGCTCGATAATAACGATCAGATCGATGTTTGCACTATTTGTGGGGATGGCGTTTTTGTTTGTGGGAAACGGCCTCATCATCAGCTCTGCGGGCGTCGAACTAAAAAAAATGGGCGCGGACGAGCTAGAAACGGGATTTGTCATCGCGGTATTTTTCGTTGGAGCTATGATAGCTACGATATTTTCACATAAAATCGTCTCAAAAGTCGGCCACATAAGAAGCTTTGGGATATTTGCGTCGCTTTTTGGTATCGCGGCGATGTTTCACGACCTTAGCCAAAATCTCTACTTTTGGGCCTTTTTGCGCGGGTGTTTGGGTTTTTGCTACTACTCGATTTTAATGATAATCGAAAGCTGGCTCAACGCGCGCGCTAGAAACGAAGTGCGCTCGCGAGTACTGGCATTTTACGAGATCACGTTTTACGTATGTTTTGGGCTGGGCATCCTCGTGCTATCGCTAAATTTATCCACTTCGCACGTGCTTTTGCTTAGTGCGGCGTTTATTTTGTTTTCGAGTATTCCTTTAAATTTAATCCGCATCAAAGAGCCGCCTATCCCCGAAAAAAAGAGCGTCTCGATCCCGAGGGTCTTTGCGCTCGTGCCTTTGGCGCTCATTACCAGCATCGTAGCGGGCATCCTCATAAACGGCTTTTTTACGATGGCTAGCGTTTATATCCTGCTGCAAGGATACGGCGCGAGGGAGGTTTCGTTTTTTATGACCGTCGCGATGGCGGGCGGCTTTATCGCCCACTCTCTCATCGGCGGTTTTTCGGATAAATTCGGTCGCCGCCCCGCGATAATGTGCTGCGCGGGCGTGTCTCTATTTGCGGCTATTTGTTTTTTGGCGCTTAAGCCCTCTATCTACGCACAGTACGTTTTGTCGTTTTTTTTGGGTTCTGGCGCTTTTTGCCTCTACGCGTTATCGCTTGCTCGCGCCAACGACGTTTTAAAGCACAAAAATCAAGGCATCGAAGTAGGGCGCGCCGTACTTTTTAGCTACTCTTTCGGCTCGCTTCTTTCGTCCGTGATAATGGGCGCTAGCATGCAAATTTTAGGCTTTGACGGCTTTATGTGGGTTTACGTGGCGCTGCTTGCGTTTCTCATTGCGTTTTGCTTCACGCAAAAAACCGTTCCGCTTGAAAGCAGAAGCGACTTTGAACATAGTCCCGGCACGATGGCAAATAGCTAA
- a CDS encoding FlhB-like flagellar biosynthesis protein yields MAKVQKTKKAVALGYNRQKDNAPKVLATGSGEVAKNIINLAKSHDIPIKEDADLIEVLSKVDLNEEVPPNLYKAVAEIFSFLYQMTNKK; encoded by the coding sequence TTGGCAAAAGTGCAAAAAACTAAAAAAGCCGTGGCTCTTGGCTACAACCGTCAAAAAGATAATGCCCCAAAAGTGCTGGCTACGGGTTCGGGCGAAGTGGCAAAAAATATCATAAATCTAGCCAAATCTCACGACATACCGATCAAAGAGGACGCCGATCTAATCGAGGTTCTAAGTAAGGTCGATCTAAACGAGGAAGTCCCGCCAAATCTCTATAAAGCAGTCGCCGAAATCTTTAGCTTTTTGTATCAAATGACGAATAAAAAATAG
- a CDS encoding AtpZ/AtpI family protein, whose product MAKINLGDVVKGAEQLSLGISIVVALAIGAGFGYWAMKETGWTWTLFAGVAVGIAAAALNVKKAYDAQIKSLDELKDKGKFKPAKDDDEDDE is encoded by the coding sequence ATGGCGAAGATAAATTTAGGCGACGTCGTAAAGGGCGCCGAGCAGCTAAGCCTGGGCATATCTATCGTCGTAGCGCTTGCTATCGGGGCCGGGTTTGGCTACTGGGCGATGAAGGAAACCGGCTGGACGTGGACGCTGTTTGCGGGCGTCGCCGTGGGCATCGCCGCAGCCGCGCTAAACGTCAAAAAGGCCTACGACGCGCAGATAAAAAGCCTTGACGAACTAAAAGACAAAGGTAAATTTAAACCCGCGAAAGACGATGACGAGGACGATGAGTGA
- a CDS encoding CheB methylesterase domain-containing protein — protein sequence MKQKLVLVGASTGGPGHLKRLFKGLDLNGASVVIAQHMSLAFIPSFISQFDKECAAEVVMLGAPVQLKSAIYICEKNSEIISASPLTAGMCSPMKETTYNPNVDVLFRSGVQACKFADVMAILLTGIGDDGARGLNELYKAGAKCVAENEESAIVYGMPKRAKEINANLRSLPIGGIRAELERFLHA from the coding sequence TTGAAACAAAAACTGGTCTTAGTCGGCGCCTCGACAGGCGGTCCGGGACATTTAAAAAGGCTTTTTAAGGGGCTTGATCTAAACGGTGCTAGCGTCGTTATCGCGCAGCATATGAGCCTGGCTTTCATCCCTAGTTTTATCTCGCAGTTTGACAAGGAGTGCGCGGCGGAGGTGGTTATGCTGGGCGCGCCTGTGCAGCTAAAAAGCGCGATATATATCTGCGAGAAAAACTCCGAGATAATCTCCGCTAGCCCCCTAACGGCCGGTATGTGTTCGCCCATGAAAGAGACCACGTATAACCCCAACGTGGACGTACTTTTTCGCTCGGGCGTGCAGGCTTGCAAATTTGCCGACGTCATGGCGATCCTGCTAACTGGCATCGGCGACGACGGCGCGCGCGGACTAAACGAGCTATATAAAGCGGGCGCTAAATGCGTCGCCGAAAACGAGGAGAGCGCGATCGTCTACGGCATGCCAAAGCGCGCGAAAGAAATCAACGCAAATTTAAGGTCGCTACCCATCGGCGGTATAAGGGCGGAACTAGAAAGGTTTTTACATGCTTGA
- the fliK gene encoding flagellar hook-length control protein FliK, producing the protein MESVSNSVSSQIATQAAVSGALPKTGGPGGPGAGQTGQAGETKNLFKNQPAPAQNLDSEAADNAVKDLDKLVNKLLNELKSSPAQAKELAAQAKNLQLSPNLAKDMKSLVALAENEPDLKEFALKLKEFLKPVADLKNAPLNEQIKSSGIMLEANLKEALNGKFNLPSAINKLFGDIKNLSNQQLLEQISTLTKDDSLSTNESFAKLDQILQNAKTAAKDTLAGSPFKQLFEIADKLENAAKFMDKQANAMSSSGLSLNEKTLNNELNKISQLLASAGEKMQNLNSEKLSQNRGFALNFAELKNASKDLTGELSVLAASQDKFNDFAQKIVRDGTDGSEGATLQDKLQNAARKLNFALQIADKAGFEAKNNLDEVGKLIKQQNIARGELGAVTPKSAEETAKVLQNDVKSALLNMQSKSPDASPVKDAASKLLAQIEMHQLASAVAGGVQTYLPYVWEGVEGGNIRFKQGKKQKHYAQIDLNFQNFGQINIMVALSENKYIDLAIATQKEEFKELILSGAKELKRAIGEQGLIVSNFSLKTMPKLRLSGVYGGLDKLDMGFDKKA; encoded by the coding sequence ATGGAATCAGTAAGCAACTCAGTAAGTTCGCAAATCGCAACCCAGGCCGCAGTCAGCGGCGCTCTGCCTAAAACGGGCGGACCCGGCGGCCCAGGCGCCGGACAGACGGGTCAGGCGGGCGAAACCAAAAATCTTTTTAAAAATCAGCCCGCGCCTGCGCAAAATTTGGACTCCGAGGCCGCAGATAACGCCGTAAAGGATCTAGATAAGCTCGTAAATAAGCTTTTAAACGAGCTAAAATCAAGTCCGGCGCAGGCCAAAGAGCTAGCCGCTCAGGCAAAAAATCTGCAACTTTCGCCAAATCTCGCAAAAGACATGAAAAGCCTCGTCGCGCTTGCCGAAAACGAGCCCGATCTAAAGGAATTTGCACTCAAGCTAAAGGAGTTTTTAAAACCGGTCGCCGATCTAAAAAACGCGCCTCTAAACGAACAGATAAAAAGCTCGGGCATCATGCTAGAGGCAAATTTAAAAGAGGCGCTAAACGGCAAATTTAACCTACCCAGCGCGATAAATAAGCTGTTTGGCGATATAAAAAATCTCTCGAATCAGCAGCTTTTGGAGCAAATTTCAACACTTACTAAGGATGACAGCCTAAGTACGAACGAAAGCTTTGCTAAGCTTGATCAAATTTTACAAAACGCTAAAACCGCAGCCAAGGATACGCTAGCCGGCTCGCCTTTTAAACAGCTTTTTGAGATCGCGGATAAACTCGAAAACGCAGCTAAATTTATGGATAAACAGGCAAACGCGATGAGTAGCAGCGGACTAAGCCTAAACGAAAAAACGCTAAACAACGAGCTAAATAAAATCTCGCAGCTGCTGGCAAGCGCGGGCGAAAAAATGCAAAATTTAAACAGCGAAAAGCTAAGTCAAAACAGAGGCTTTGCTCTAAATTTCGCCGAACTAAAAAACGCATCAAAAGATCTAACGGGCGAGCTTAGCGTGCTTGCGGCCTCGCAGGATAAATTTAACGACTTTGCGCAAAAAATCGTCCGAGACGGTACGGATGGGAGCGAGGGCGCGACGCTGCAAGATAAGCTGCAAAATGCGGCTAGAAAGTTAAATTTCGCCTTGCAAATCGCCGATAAAGCTGGCTTTGAAGCAAAAAATAACTTAGATGAAGTCGGCAAGCTAATCAAACAGCAAAATATCGCTCGCGGCGAGCTTGGCGCCGTGACGCCAAAAAGCGCCGAAGAGACGGCAAAGGTGCTGCAAAACGACGTAAAAAGCGCGCTTTTAAACATGCAGTCAAAGTCTCCGGACGCTAGCCCCGTAAAAGACGCTGCCTCAAAGCTACTCGCTCAAATCGAGATGCACCAGCTAGCCTCCGCGGTCGCAGGCGGCGTGCAGACCTATCTGCCCTACGTCTGGGAGGGCGTAGAGGGCGGAAACATCAGGTTTAAGCAGGGCAAAAAGCAAAAACATTACGCGCAAATCGACCTAAATTTTCAAAATTTCGGCCAAATCAACATCATGGTGGCGCTTAGCGAAAACAAATACATCGACCTTGCGATCGCGACGCAAAAAGAGGAGTTTAAGGAGCTGATTTTAAGCGGCGCGAAGGAGCTAAAAAGGGCTATCGGCGAGCAGGGCTTGATAGTGTCGAATTTTAGTCTAAAAACCATGCCAAAGCTGCGCCTTAGCGGCGTTTACGGCGGTCTGGATAAGCTTGATATGGGCTTTGATAAAAAGGCGTAA